ACACGTCGTACTGGTCAATGTGCGGACCCACGCCGCCGCCCGGCACAGAGAAGGAGATCATCAGGTCATCAAGACGCCAGTCCGGCAGCACGCGGAACGGACGCACCAACTCGGCCGCAGGCATATGCCAGTGGTTTACCGCCTGCGCCAGCAGGGACCAGCCGGTTTCGCCAAGATCGTCGAAATGCTCAAACGGGCCATTGCTGGCCTGCCATTTACCGTTGGCATGGCTCACCAGACGGCTATCCACCTCCGGCTCCATGGCCAGACCGGCCAGCTCGTCCGGCGTAATCGGATCGACAAAATTCGGGAAGGCATTTTTCAGCACAACGGGTTGTTTCTGCCAGTATTTTTCGAGAAATTCCGGCCAGTTCAGGTTCAGTTGATACGCCATGGGTAGCACCATTGAGAGGGTAGACAGGCGCGATTATGGAAGAGAGCGAGACGGGCTGCTTTGTCGTGGGTCAAGCGAGGATAAAATGCCTGGGAATGTAGGTCGGGCAAGGCGAAGCCGCCACCCGACACATACACGGCGTGAGTGCTTAATCGAGCTTCAGCTCGTCGTAATGGGTAATCAATTTGCCCACAATGCCGTAGTCCAGCGCTTCTGCCGGAGACATCCAGAAGTTGCGGTCGGTATCTTTTTTCACTTTTTCCAGCGGCTGGCCGGTGGCGTCGGCGATCAGCTTGTTCACGCGATCCAGCATGCGGATGATCTCACGCGCTTCAATCTCGATATCCGTCGCCTGGCCGCGCACGCCGCCCAGCGGCTGGTGGATCATAAAGCGGGTATTCGGCAGCGAGTAGCGGTGCTCTTTTTTCGCCGCCAGGAAGATGGTGATCCCCGCGCTTGCCACCCAACCGGTACCGATGACGTGGACTTCCGGGCGAATGAACTTGATGAAGTCATGGATGGTATCACCCGCTTCGACGTGGCCGCCCTGGCTGTTGATATACAGCTTGATCGGATCGTTGCTCACGCTTTGCAGCAGGATCATCTGGGTGATGACTTTCTGCGCCAGCTCCTGATTGATCTCACCGGAGATCACAATGGAGCGGGACTCCAGCAGTTTTTGCTGCAGAGCGCCCGCGCCGTTTGACCCTTCCGCTTTTTCCTTGTCGCTTTCTTTCAGTGTGTAGTGCATTGTTGTTTCCTCAGCATGTCGCGCTCAAAACCAGAGTGTAGCCTGTTTTACCTGTTAAAGTCCGCAGTCACAAACACGGAGGGAGTTTATGCATATTGCGCATGTCGCACTCTGGACCCGTCATCTTGATGCACAGGTTCAGTTCTGGGAAACGGTTTTTGGCGGGCGCAGCAACGAACGCTATGTCAGTCAAAACCGTCCGGGGTTTGAATCACATTTTATTACGCTCGATAACGGCCCCACGATTGAGCTGATGACGCTGCCGGACCTGCCCGACGCGCCCGCGTACCCGGAGTTTATCGGCTGGGCGCATATTGCTATCGACGTTGGCAGCAAAGCGAACGTCGACAGCATGGCGGCGGTGGCGCGGGCAAGCGGCACCCTGCTCGGTGCGCCGCGCCTGACCGGGGACGGTTTTTACGAAGCGGTGATTGCCGACCCCGACGGCAACCGCATAGAACTTGTCGGGGCATAAACGCGCAGCCTGTTGGCGCTTCGCTTATCAGCCCTGTGAGGTTTGATTTTGCAGGCCGGGTAAGGCGCAG
This region of Enterobacter cancerogenus genomic DNA includes:
- a CDS encoding ATP-dependent Clp protease proteolytic subunit; translated protein: MHYTLKESDKEKAEGSNGAGALQQKLLESRSIVISGEINQELAQKVITQMILLQSVSNDPIKLYINSQGGHVEAGDTIHDFIKFIRPEVHVIGTGWVASAGITIFLAAKKEHRYSLPNTRFMIHQPLGGVRGQATDIEIEAREIIRMLDRVNKLIADATGQPLEKVKKDTDRNFWMSPAEALDYGIVGKLITHYDELKLD
- a CDS encoding VOC family protein, whose product is MHIAHVALWTRHLDAQVQFWETVFGGRSNERYVSQNRPGFESHFITLDNGPTIELMTLPDLPDAPAYPEFIGWAHIAIDVGSKANVDSMAAVARASGTLLGAPRLTGDGFYEAVIADPDGNRIELVGA